Below is a window of Ammoniphilus sp. CFH 90114 DNA.
AGGTATCGGGACATTGCTCAAGAGCTTGGATTATCCGAGGAAATCGTAGACCGGATATCCATGGATTTACTAGAGATTCTTCATGCTGACCGTTCGAATCCGGCTCGTTACATGGATGCGATTAAAGCAAGTGGAGAAGACAATTGTGCCAAGCTTGTTGCTCAATATTTTAACAGTCAGGGACATGAGGCATACTACGTGAATCCCCAGGAGGCTGGACTGCTGGTAAGTGATGAGCCAGGCAACGCCCAGGTCCTCCCAGAATCCTATGATAATTTGCGTACCTTAAGAGAGCGTACAGGGATCTTAGTTGTACCGGGATTCTTTGGTTATTCCAAGGAAGGCAAGATTGTTACATTTTCACGTGGAGGTTCCGACATTACCGGTTCCATCCTTGCTGCAGGGGTGAATGCCTCTCTTTATGAAAACTTTACAGATGTAGATTCTGTATTTTCCGCTAATCCTAACATGGTTTCGAACCCGAAGGAAATCAAGGTGTTGACTTATCGAGAGATGAGGGAGCTTTCCTATGCTGGTTTTTCTGTGTTCCATGATGAAGCGTTGATTCCGGCCTTCCGTGCAGGCATTCGGGTATGCATCAAGAATACGAATAATCCTGAAGCTCCAGGGACGAATATTGTGCTTGAACGAGATGTTACGAACGGTCCGGTTAGTGGAATTGCTAGTGACACTGGATTCTGCAGTATCTATGTAAGTAAATATTTGATGAACCGTGAAGTAGGGTTTGGACGTAAGCTCCTCCACATCCTTGAAGATTACGGCTTGTCTTACGAGCATACACCCTCTGGAATCGATGATATCTCTGTGATCTTGCGCCAGAAGCAACTCGATGAAAAAGCGGAGAAAGAGATTGTTTATCGTATTTATTCAGAGCTTGGAGCAGATAATGTTGTGGTCGAGCGCGACCTCGCGATGATTATGATTGTTGGGGAAGGCATGAGACATAATGTAGGAACAACAGCTAGAGCAGCAAGTGCTTTGGCGAAATCCGGGGTCAATATCGAGATGATCAACCAAGGTTCCTCCGAGGTCAGCATGATGTTCGGAGTAAAA
It encodes the following:
- a CDS encoding aspartate kinase encodes the protein MKVAKFGGTSVASAAQIKKVYQVVISDPERRVVVVSAPGKRFKEDTKVTDLLIACAEQFLEHGEGNDAFQAVVSRYRDIAQELGLSEEIVDRISMDLLEILHADRSNPARYMDAIKASGEDNCAKLVAQYFNSQGHEAYYVNPQEAGLLVSDEPGNAQVLPESYDNLRTLRERTGILVVPGFFGYSKEGKIVTFSRGGSDITGSILAAGVNASLYENFTDVDSVFSANPNMVSNPKEIKVLTYREMRELSYAGFSVFHDEALIPAFRAGIRVCIKNTNNPEAPGTNIVLERDVTNGPVSGIASDTGFCSIYVSKYLMNREVGFGRKLLHILEDYGLSYEHTPSGIDDISVILRQKQLDEKAEKEIVYRIYSELGADNVVVERDLAMIMIVGEGMRHNVGTTARAASALAKSGVNIEMINQGSSEVSMMFGVKGVDEVKAVQALYSEFFDNK